One region of Astyanax mexicanus isolate ESR-SI-001 chromosome 15, AstMex3_surface, whole genome shotgun sequence genomic DNA includes:
- the LOC125781287 gene encoding cyclin-dependent kinase 5 activator 1-like, producing MASSPRPIQDIVHQEEEKKTLKRSRKRSSIQLSPAPPAVKKQKIQESASTRDLRDGSSSSSSTAVPAGAVLCQATSALTHETVLKDVWCAELLDLLGEFLCRRCRRLEDFTPEVSTKWLRSVDMLLVMAGGHWKPFLCPGSVVFLYMLCRDSISAEVSSEHEMCVELLTCFFVACSYIGTQLGYPAQPFMLERNTQDFWERTLDITKRMSQKMLLINTSPQFFSQVLADLKNRTDD from the coding sequence ATGGCCAGCTCACCTCGGCCCATCCAGGACATCGTTCAccaggaagaagaaaagaagacgCTGAAGAGGAGCAGGAAGAGATCCTCCATCCAGCTGTCTCCTGCACCTCCAGCAGTGAAGAAGCAGAAGATCCAGGAGTCTGCATCTACACGTGACCTGAGGGATGGATCATCATCGTCCTCCTCCACGGCGGTACCTGCGGGTGCTGTGCTTTGCCAGGCCACGTCTGCTCTCACTCACGAGACGGTGCTGAAGGACGTCTGGTGTGCTGAGCTGCTGGACTTGCTAGGCGAGTTCCTGTGCCGCCGCTGCAGACGCCTGGAAGACTTCACTCCTGAGGTCTCCACGAAGTGGCTGCGCAGCGTGGACATGCTCCTGGTCATGGCCGGAGGACACTGGAAGCCCTTCCTCTGCCCGGGCAGCGTGGTCTTCCTCTACATGTTGTGCCGGGACTCCATCTCAGCGGAGGTGTCCAGCGAGCACGAGATGTGTGTTGAGCTGCTCACCTGCTTTTTCGTTGCGTGCTCCTACATCGGTACTCAGCTCGGCTACCCTGCACAGCCTTTCATGCTGGAGAGGAACACGCAGGACTTCTGGGAGCGCACTCTGGACATCACCAAGCGCATGAGCCAGAAGATGCTGCTGATCAACACCTCTCCGCAGTTCTTCTCCCAGGTCCTCGCTGACCTGAAGAACAGGACAGACGATTAG